Proteins from a single region of Mustela erminea isolate mMusErm1 chromosome X, mMusErm1.Pri, whole genome shotgun sequence:
- the LOC116582904 gene encoding heterogeneous nuclear ribonucleoprotein D-like yields MEDMSEYSNIEEFAEGSKINASKNQQDDGKMFIGGLSWDTSKKDLTEYLSRFGEVVDCTIKTDPVTGRSRGFGFVLFKDAASVDKVLELKEHKLDGKLIDPKRAKALKGKEPPKKVFVGGLSPDTSEEQIKEYFGAFGEIENIELPMDTKTNERRGFCFITYTDEEPVKKLLESRYHQIGSGKCEIKVAQPKEVYRQQQQQQKGGRGAAAGGRGGTRGRGRGQGQNWNQGFNNYYDQGYGNYNSAYGGDQNYSGYGGYDYTGYNYGNYGYGQGYADYSGQQSTYGKASRGGGNHQNNYQPY; encoded by the coding sequence ATGGAAGACATGAGCGAGTACAGCAACATAGAGGAGTTCGCAGAGGGATCCAAGATCAACGCGAGCAAGAACCAGCAGGATGACGGTAAAATGTTTATTGGAGGCTTGAGCTGGGACACGAGCAAGAAAGATCTGACCGAGTATCTGTCCCGGTTTGGGGAAGTGGTGGACTGTACGATTAAGACGGACCCGGTGACCGGAAGATCGAGAGGATTCGGATTCGTGCTTTTCAAAGACGCGGCTAGTGTGGACAAGGTGTTGGAACTGAAGGAACACAAACTGGATGGCAAATTGATAGACCCCAAAAGGGCCAAAGCTTTAAAAGGGAAAGAACCGCCCAAAAAGGTGTTTGTGGGTGGATTGAGCCCAGATACTTCggaagaacaaattaaagaatattttggagCCTTTGGAGAGATTGAAAATATTGAACTTCCCatggatacaaaaacaaatgaaagaagaggattTTGTTTTATCACATATACAGATGAAGAGCCAgtaaagaaattattagaaagcAGATATCATCAAATCGGTTCTGGGAAGTGTGAAATCAAAGTTGCACAACCCAAAGAGGTATACaggcagcaacagcagcaacaaaaaggaggaagaggtgcTGCAGCTGGTGGACGAGGTGGCACTAGGGGTCGTGGACGAGGTCAGGGCCAAAACTGGAACCAAGGATTTAATAACTATTATGATCAAGGATATGGAAATTACAATAGTGCCTATGGTGGTGATCAAAACTATAGTGGCTATGGCGGCTATGATTATACTGGGTATAACTATGGGAACTATGGATATGGACAGGGATATGCAGACTACAGTGGCCAACAGAGCACTTACGGCAAGGCATCTCGAGGGGGTGGCAATCACCAAAACAATTACCAGCCATACTAA